The Archocentrus centrarchus isolate MPI-CPG fArcCen1 chromosome 7, fArcCen1, whole genome shotgun sequence genome window below encodes:
- the tcea2 gene encoding transcription elongation factor A protein 2 isoform X2 yields MMRNQEVERIARKLDKMVQKKSTDSALDLLRELKNIKMSLETLQSTRVGMSVNAVRKQCSDEEVQTLAKTLIKSWKKLLDGSEEKKKDGSPLRSSSTSKDSGSSEKSKSSGGTPSTPTSPTTPTFPQVTSFPPAPITTDIVRNKCRELLVAALQTDDDHEAIGVDCEHLAAQIEEQIFQEFKSTDMKYKTRLRSRISNLKDQKNPDLRRNVLCGNISPQRIACMTAEEMASAELKQIREALTKESIREHQLSKVGGTETDMFICSKCHGKSCTYTQVQTRSADEPMTTFVLCNSCGNRWKLC; encoded by the exons ATGATGAGGAATCAGGAAGTGGAGCGCATCGCCAGGAAGCTGGATAAAATGGTGCAGAAGAAGAGCACG GACAGTGCTCTGGACTTGCTAAGAGAACTGAAGAACATCAAGATGTCTCTGGAGACACTACAG tccaCCAGAGTCGGGATGTCGGTGAATGCTGTGAGGAAACAATGTTCAGATGAAGAAGTTCAGACTTTGGCCAAAACTCTTATCAAGTCCTGGAAGAAACTGctgg ATGGttcagaggagaagaagaaagatggcTCTCCTTTGAGGTCTTCATCCACCTCCAAGGACTCTGGGAGCAGTGAAAAAAG TAAATCTTCTGGGGGGACCCCATCCACCCCAACCTCACCAACCACCCCCACCTTCCCTCAGGTCACCTCCTTCCCCCCTGCCCCCATCACCACAGACATCGTGAGAAACAAATGTCGAGAGCTGCTGGTGGCTGCGCTGCAGACGGACG atgacCATGAGGCCATTGGAGTTGACTGCGAGCATCTGGCAGCTCAAATTGAAGAAC AGATCTTCCAAGAGTTTAAGTCGACAGACATGAAATACAAAACCCGCCTACGAAGTCGCATCTCCAACCTCAAGGACCAGAAGAACCCAGACCTGCGCCGTAATGTGCTGTGCGGAAACATCTCGCCACAGCGCATCGCCTGTATGACCGCTGAG gagaTGGCGAGTGCAGAGCTGAAGCAGATAAGAGAGGCTCTGACAAAAGAGTCCATCAGAGAGCATCAGCTATCAAAGGTTGGAGGAACTGAGACCGACATGTTCATTTGCAGCAAGTGTCACGGAAAGAGCTGCACGTACACGCAG GTGCAGACCCGCAGCGCTGATGAGCCCATGACCACCTTTGTTTTGTGTAACAGCTGTGGCAACCGATGGAAG tTGTGTTGA
- the tcea2 gene encoding transcription elongation factor A protein 2 isoform X1, with the protein MMRNQEVERIARKLDKMVQKKSTDSALDLLRELKNIKMSLETLQSTRVGMSVNAVRKQCSDEEVQTLAKTLIKSWKKLLDGSEEKKKDGSPLRSSSTSKDSGSSEKSSKSSGGTPSTPTSPTTPTFPQVTSFPPAPITTDIVRNKCRELLVAALQTDDDHEAIGVDCEHLAAQIEEQIFQEFKSTDMKYKTRLRSRISNLKDQKNPDLRRNVLCGNISPQRIACMTAEEMASAELKQIREALTKESIREHQLSKVGGTETDMFICSKCHGKSCTYTQVQTRSADEPMTTFVLCNSCGNRWKLC; encoded by the exons ATGATGAGGAATCAGGAAGTGGAGCGCATCGCCAGGAAGCTGGATAAAATGGTGCAGAAGAAGAGCACG GACAGTGCTCTGGACTTGCTAAGAGAACTGAAGAACATCAAGATGTCTCTGGAGACACTACAG tccaCCAGAGTCGGGATGTCGGTGAATGCTGTGAGGAAACAATGTTCAGATGAAGAAGTTCAGACTTTGGCCAAAACTCTTATCAAGTCCTGGAAGAAACTGctgg ATGGttcagaggagaagaagaaagatggcTCTCCTTTGAGGTCTTCATCCACCTCCAAGGACTCTGGGAGCAGTGAAAAAAG CAGTAAATCTTCTGGGGGGACCCCATCCACCCCAACCTCACCAACCACCCCCACCTTCCCTCAGGTCACCTCCTTCCCCCCTGCCCCCATCACCACAGACATCGTGAGAAACAAATGTCGAGAGCTGCTGGTGGCTGCGCTGCAGACGGACG atgacCATGAGGCCATTGGAGTTGACTGCGAGCATCTGGCAGCTCAAATTGAAGAAC AGATCTTCCAAGAGTTTAAGTCGACAGACATGAAATACAAAACCCGCCTACGAAGTCGCATCTCCAACCTCAAGGACCAGAAGAACCCAGACCTGCGCCGTAATGTGCTGTGCGGAAACATCTCGCCACAGCGCATCGCCTGTATGACCGCTGAG gagaTGGCGAGTGCAGAGCTGAAGCAGATAAGAGAGGCTCTGACAAAAGAGTCCATCAGAGAGCATCAGCTATCAAAGGTTGGAGGAACTGAGACCGACATGTTCATTTGCAGCAAGTGTCACGGAAAGAGCTGCACGTACACGCAG GTGCAGACCCGCAGCGCTGATGAGCCCATGACCACCTTTGTTTTGTGTAACAGCTGTGGCAACCGATGGAAG tTGTGTTGA